A genome region from Plasmodium vivax chromosome 11, whole genome shotgun sequence includes the following:
- a CDS encoding hypothetical protein, conserved (encoded by transcript PVX_115210A): MKINLSLGKKSRGEGVEQRTGNEEGTSTGALKKGSREVDRKSDKEGRATTKETGVKNQMGDFFGTSDDEEEPYELENNQNKKINEEKNKQIEREIREYIYEHENPGETNPREELKIDQTDKKKKIRYLGYRGDELTKLHEDRANHLGGKKQYGPSYKEQGDNRSDHRGDDKRGEKRSNDHHSPKYQSGRKTREREDDAAAKDEVEKEIRIDDIFSKKESDQKGKSKYMDALIGSAKRRELEREMLIQKKLKIDTSKEEKVFITKAYKKKMIDRQLILKDMELEHHQVQAENRQSSYNLNLFLKNINAPSNYNRSNRRPHGEK, from the coding sequence ATGAAGATTAATTTATCCCTCGGCAAAAAAAGTAGAGGCGAGGGGGTGGAACAGAGGACGGGTAACGAGGAAGGCACTTCCACTGGGGCATTGAAAAAGGGAAGTCGGGAAGTTGATCGAAAAAGTGATAAAGAGGGAAGGGCCACAACCAAAGAAACCGGTGTGAAgaaccaaatgggggatttttttggaacctcagatgatgaagaggaacCATACGAACTGGAGAACAaccaaaataagaaaataaatgaagaaaaaaataaacaaatcgAAAGGGAAATTAGAGAGTATATTTATGAGCATGAAAATCCAGGGGAAACAAACCCAAGggaggaattaaaaattgatcaaacagacaagaagaagaaaattcgCTACCTGGGTTATAGGGGCGACGAGTTGACCAAGCTGCATGAGGATAGAGCAAAccacttgggggggaagaagcagtaTGGCCCCTCCTATAAGGAACAAGGAGATAACCGAAGCGACCATCGGGGTGAtgacaaaaggggggaaaagcgaTCAAATGATCATCATTCACCGAAATACCAAAGTGGACGAAAAACGAGAGAGAGGGAAGACGATGCCGCAGCCAAGGACGAAGTGGAGAAGGAAATCCGCATCGATGACATATTCAGTAAGAAGGAGAGCGACCAGAAGGGAAAGTCCAAATACATGGACGCCCTCATCGGTAGCGCCAAACGAAGGGAATTGGAAAGGGAAATGTTGATtcaaaaaaaactcaaaatTGATACGtccaaggaggaaaaagtTTTTATAACCAAggcgtataaaaaaaaaatgattgaTAGGCAACTAATTCTGAAGGATATGGAGCTGGAACACCACCAGGTCCAGGCTGAAAATCGGCAGTCCAGCTACAACTTGAATttgtttcttaaaaatataaatgcgcCGTCGAATTATAATCGGTCGAATAGGCGCCCCCATGGTGAGAAGTAG
- a CDS encoding ferrochelatase, putative (encoded by transcript PVX_115205A) — protein sequence MNIEDFLKFNNLSLSKDKIANSLQGNKIGILITNLGSPAKPTYWALYKYLAKFLGDPRVVKLNRFLWLPVLYGYVLPFRSGKSLSKYKNVWTEEGSPLCVNTHNQCAALKERLFAKYNDKVAITYGMRYGERSIKRALSYLKGKNINKLLVVPLYPQSAECTVASTLDCIGENLKNWNNIPELRFLSGYCLNEKYLNSMTECIQNFWKKNGRGNKLIISYHSIPTKTVEDGDLYPFFCIESTNQLIKKLNLRKEDYLLAFQSRIEGQKWIQPCIENILKQLSSDGCDVVDVVCPSFSADCLETLEEIEITYRQQFLQYGNGRLRYISCLNYSKVGIDFLMGIIEENMVGW from the exons atgaatatagAGGACTTCCTAAAATTCAACAACTTAAGCTTATCCAAAGATAAAATAGCAAACAGCCTCCAAGGCAACAAAATCGGCATCCTCATAACCAATTTGGGCAGCCCCGCGAAGCCGACTTACTGGGCGCTGTACAAATATTTGGCTA AGTTCCTGGGCGACCCGCGAGTTGTCAAGCTGAATCGCTTTTTGTGGCTGCCCGTGCTCTACGGCTACGTACTGCCCTTCCGCAGTg GAAAGTCCCTAtccaaatataaaaatgtgtggACAGAGGAGGGGTCCCCTCTATGCGTGAACACGCACAACCAGTGCGCGGCGCTGAAGGAGCGTCTATTTGCAAA GTATAACGACAAAGTTGCCATCACCTACGGAATGCGGTACGGAGAGAGGTCCATAAAAAGGGCACTGAGCTATTTGAAGGGCAAAAACATAAACAAGCTTCTAGTAGTGCCCCTCTACCCCCAATCGGCCGAATGCACAGTGGCATCCACACTTGACTGCATaggagaaaatttaaaaaattggaataaCATCCCAGAGTTGCGGTTCCTATCGGGATACTGTCTAAATGAAAAGTACCTAAACAGTATGACCGAGTgtattcaaaatttttggaaaaaaaacggaaggggaaacaaattaATCATATCCTACCATTCCATACCCACCAAAACGGTGGAGGATGGAGATCtctatccttttttttgtatcgAAAGTACAAACCAGTTGATTAAAAAGCTGAACCTTCGGAAGGAAGATTACCTTTTGGCTTTCCAATCGAGAATAGAAGGCCAGAAATGGATACAGCCATGTatcgaaaatattttaaagcaGTTGTCTTCTGATGGCTGTGATGTGGTTGATGTGGTTTGCCCATCCTTTTCCGCTGACTGCTTGGAGACACTAGAAGAAATTGAAATAACCTATCGGCAGCAGTTCCTTCAGTATGGCAATGGACGTCTGCGATATATCAGCTGCTTAAATTATTCCAAAGTGGGCATTGATTTTCTCATGGGCATTATTGAGGAGAACATGGTGGGATGGTAG
- a CDS encoding DNA-directed RNA polymerase II 23 kDa polypeptide, putative (encoded by transcript PVX_115200A) has protein sequence MEDPITRFYKCRKTCCEMLEDRGYIITPREKLENFATFKEQFEENEKLRSRMTIITSHKNDANNKIIVYFADEIKKTGVKPLRELTEKMDEKSIQRAILVTQNTLTPFARDAIKEAAPRHIIENFLDTELLVNITKHELVPRHIPLTSDEKRNLLQRYKIKENKLPRIQDVDPVCRYFGLAKGQVVKIIRPSETAGRYVTYRLVV, from the exons ATGGAAGACCCCATCACGAGGTTCTACAAATGCAGAAAAACCTGCTGTGAGATGCTCGAGGACAGGGGGTACATCATAACACCCAGGGAGAAGCTGGAAAACTTTGCCACCTTTAaggaacaatttgaagaaaatgaaaagct ACGATCCAGAATGACTATCATCACAAGTCACAAGAACGACGCGAACAACAAAATTATAGTTTACTTCGCggatgaaattaaaaaaacgggAGTCAAACCTTTGAGAGA GCTGACGGAAAAAATGGACGAAAAGTCAATTCAGAGAGCAATTCTTGTGACGCAAAATACGTTGACGCCCTTCGCGCGAGAT GCAATTAAGGAAGCTGCCCCGAGACACATcatagaaaattttttggaCACCGAATTGTTG GTTAACATAACGAAGCACGAACTCGTTCCAAGGCACATCCCCCTCACGAGTgacgaaaaaaggaacctcCTACAACGATATAAG ATTAAGGAAAACAAGTTGCCTCGAATTCAGGACGTGGATCCTGTGTGTCGATACTTCGGCCTCGCAAAGGgacag GTTGTTAAAATAATCAGGCCCAGTGAAACGGCTGGTAGGTACGTGACCTACAGGCTCGTGGTTTGA